The region GCCGTCCCGATATATTGGTGCCGTAGCTCTTTCCGAAAATGCTCATGGCCAGCTCCGTACGTCCCGCGCCCATAAGGCCGCAGATTCCCACCACTTCTCCTTTGTTTACATGAAGGGAAACATGGTCCACCACCTTCCTGTCTGAGTACAGGGGATGGTATACCACCCAGTCCCTGACCTTAAGGGCAGTGCCGCCGATGCTGATGCTCTCCCTCCTGGGGAACCGGTCTGTCAGCTCACGTCCCACCATGCCCTTTATGATCCGGTCCTCTGAGATATCGTCTGTCTGTTTGTCCAGCGTCTCTATGGTGGAGCCGTCACGGATGACCGTTATCTTGTCAGCCACATATGCGATCTCATTGAGCTTATGGGAAATAATGATGGATGTCATGCCCTCCTGCTTGAATTTAAGAAGCAGCTCCAGCAGGGCTTTGGAATCATCCTCATTGAGGGAAGCAGTTGGTTCGTCCAGAATCAGCAGCCGGGCCTTTTTGGCAAGGGCCTTGGCTATCTCCACCAGCTGCTGCTTTCCCACTCCGATATCCTTGATCAATGTATGGGAGGACTCGTTAAGACCCACTGTCTTTAAATAGCGGTCGGCCTCGTCGTATGTCTGGTCCCAGTTAATTGCCATCTTCTTTCCTTTTTCATTTCCAAGGTACATGTTCTCGCCAATGGACATATATGGAATCAACGCCAGCTCCTGGTGGATGATGACGATTCCCTTTTCCTCGCTGTCACTGATTTTATCGAACTTGCACACCTGACCGTCGTAAATGATGTCGCCCTCATATGTGCCGTAGGGATATATGCCGCTGAGCACATTCATGAGAGTGGATTTACCGGCTCCGTTTTCCCCCACCAGCGCGTGGATTTCTCCCTTTTCCACCTTCAGGTTTACATTGTCAAGGGCTTTTACTCCGGGGAAGGTCTTGGTGATATTTCTCATTTCCAAAAGTATCTCTGCCATTCTATCCCTCCTACAACCATACAGGCGGGTATTTCTCCCCGCCTGTGTGATTCTCACCTTTTCCGGTCTGTTTCACCGGTCCATCTGATTACTTTAACTGGTCTTCCGTGTAATAACCGGAGTCAATCAGCATTTCTTTGTAATTATCAATTGTGACAACCACCGGCTCGCAGAGATATGTGGGGATTACGCCTGTGCCGTTGTCATAAGACTGGGTATCGTTTACTTCTGCCTCTCCGCCCTGCATAACGGCGTCCACCATCTTAACCACCTGTGAGGCCAGGGTACGTGTATCCTTGAATACGGACATTGCCTGCTTGCCTGCAATCAGGTTCTTCACATTGGCGATATCACAGTCCTGGCCGGTGATAATGGGATATTCGCCGGTATAGGAGGATGCAAGGGCATTCTCAACACCCAGTGCGGTGGAGTCGTTGGAGCAGAGTACTGCGTTTAAAACGGTTCCGTCGGAGTAATTTCCTGCGATGATGGTATCCATTCTGTTCTGTGCCTTCTCCGAATCCCAGTTAGCGGTTGCCACCTGCTCAAATGTGGTCTGGCCGGACTTTACAACCAGCTTTCCGCTGTCAATGTATGGCTGAAGCACGTCCATGGCTCCGCCGAAGAAGAAGTTACAGTTATTGTCAGCCGGGTCTCCGGTGAACATCTCAATGTTGAACGGTCCGTCGTTCCCCTCTAATCCAAGAGCCTTTACCAGATATTCGCCCTGCTTCTGTCCTACCATATAGTTGTCAAAGGTTGCGTAGTATGTAACAGCGTCGGAGTTCATCAGAAGTCTGTCATAGGAAATAACAGGTATGCCTGCTTCCTTTGCCTGTCCCAGCGGCTCGCCCAGAGAGCTTCCGTCGATGGATGCGATTACCAGCATCTCACAGCCGTTGGAAATCATGTTCTCCACCTGGGATACCTGGGTCTGTACATCGTTGCTGGCGTACTGAAGGTCTACCTCATATCCGGCTGCCTCCAGCTCTGCCTTCATATTGCTTCCGTCCTGGTTCCATCTCTGCAGGTCCTTGGTTGGCATTGCCACGCCGATCAGGTGCTTTTCGCCGGATGCAGCCCCGTCCTTTGCTGCTTCTGTCTCAGCCTTGGTATCCTCTGCTTTGGCATCCTCTGCCTTTGCGTCGGCCTGGGTCTCTGTCTTTGCCTCTGAAGCAGGAGCAGCTCCCTCCTTGCCTGCGCATGCCATAAGGCTGCCTGCCATGGCTAATGTAAGCATGGTCACTAACAATTTCTTTTTCATATTGCAAATCCTCCTCCAAATGTTTTTGATGGTTTCACTATACCACAAAGGCCTCTGGACTTGCTTGGCACCCATCTGCACACTTTTGAGAGGTTTAAAAAAATGCCCTGTGCTCTACAGGACATTTTTGCTCAGTTTATATTGTTTTTAGTTAAAAATGTGCTAGCGTGGTCTTTGCAGTCATTCCTGGTCATGAAAAGCAAAAGAATACTGCCGGGAATACACATTAGATAAGATACCATATCTACCCCTGCTCCATTGTAAACTTTTATTTTATTTCTGAACAGGCCTTTAATGCTTCATAAGCCACATACTTAATCAACTTAATTTCCAAACCAATTTCGCTGTCACTTACCGTTGGAACCGCAATATATTCGTCAACATCCCCTTTCGCATGTGCTATGGAACACCTCATTGAATATATCCGTTCACAGAGCCTTCCTACTATCTTTTCATCGCTTTTCGTTAAATCAATTGGGTTTTTCTGTGAATTACAGTATTTATTTACTCTGTTTTTATCTTGTAATATCCAGGCTTTAAACTTTGATATATCCAAACTCCTTGTCAGCACTCATTTCAGCGACTCTCTCTCACTTAGTATATTCTTGTACTTGTGCAATACTTTTCTAAGTTCATTGTGATTTACAGCAGGCATTGACAGCGCACCATATTCGTTTTAAAAAAAAATAGTTTTGTGCTCTAACAAAAAAATACTCTAATACTTGATAGTAACTCAAATATGCCAATCTGGCCTCCTTGGCATGCAGAGCATTGATTAGGTATAGGGCTGGTATATACTCGAATTCTAACGAATGAAACTGAATTCCATATAACTTGGCTTCCCCTTCTAATTTATAGATTGCATCCATTTCTGCAACGGAAAAGTCTAAGTCATGTTCCATTGAGACTTTCAGCAATATCTCATTAATCATACGGCATATCGCATCATTGCTTAAGCATTCTATATCAAATAATTGAATCGATAAATATCTTTTACCAATTCAACCAGCTTAGAAAACAAAGCAATCTGTATACCCAGGATTTTCTTGGATTCTTCTGTTAATTCAAACAACTCCCCTCCAATATCCACTGAATTAATATTATCCAGCGAAATAGTCTTAACCCATCTTTTTAGTGCTTCATGTTTAACCAACCGATTCCCATACATTGACATATAACGGACTCCCCTTTGTCTTGCTGGTATTTCTCCATTAGGCTGCACCTTACTGACATGAAAGTCAGTTTACATTCAAATACACATCCTCCTTAGCATGGAACCCGCCCTTAATGATGACCTCGTCCATATTTTCCCCGGTGACCGCAATGGGCTGCAATTCCAGGTAGGGAACTTGATAGGTGCCGTCATAGGCAGTGCTCCGCGCCTCCTCTATTTCCTCTCCCAGTCCCAGGAGCACCGCGCATTTGGCAGCCATGCTGGCCTCCTGTTCCACGGATTTGAAGGCCGTCATTTCCTGGGTTCCCTCCACGATGCGCTGGCAGGCTGCCAAGTCGCCGTCCTGGCCGGTCACGTACACCTTTCCGGCCAGCCTTTCCTCGGACAAGGCCCGGAATGCCTGGCTGGCCAGATCATCATTTCCGCAGATGATTCCCTTAACATAGCGGTCCTGTTTTAATCCTTCCTTGGTGTAGGTATAGGCGTTCTCTGCAATCCAGCCCGCACAGTTGGACTCGTAGACCACGCTGAGGTTGCTGCCTGCCAGCGTCTCGTCAATGCCTTCGCGGACAAGCGTTACATTGTGATCTGTTAACGGACCCTGAATTAAGAAGATATCTCCCCCATCCGGTATGTTTTCTAACAGGCTTCTGGCCATCAGCCTGCCCACCTCGGTGTTGTCAAAGGATATGTAAAGGTCACATCCGGCATTCTGTATGAGACGGTCATAGGAAACTGTCTTGATTCCCGCTTCCCTGGCTTTAATCATCACATCTGTCAGCGCCTCGCAGTCCCCTGCCACCACCACGATGACATCCACCTGTTTTCTGATGAAATACTCAATCTGGGAAATCTGATCCTGCACGTCCCCGTTGGCATTCTGGACATTGACCTCTGCCCCCAGCTCCTTTGCAGCGGATACGAACACATCCCGTTCCCGCATCCACCGCTCTATAACAAAAGAATCAAAGCTAAGACCAATCTGTACCTTGGTCTCCTCCTGCTCCACGCTGCCTGCCGCCGCATCCTCCGTCCTGACACAGCCCGAAGCCGCCAGGACCGTGAACAGGACCGCAGACAGCGTGCAGACAATGCGGCCTGCGGTTCCTTTTTTACGTATACTCATGTCTATTCCCTATCCTCTCCCTGTCCCATTCTCCAGCCGTTCCCTGTACTCGCTGGGATTGACGCCCTCGTATTTCTTAAAAATACGGCTGAAATAATTGGGATCGCTGTATCCTACCATGGCACATATCTGCTTGATACTGTAATCCGGGTTCTGAAGACAGACGCAGGCCTGTCTCATCCTGGTTCTGGTCAGGTATTCTATGAAATTTTCCCCTGTACCCTGTTTGAACAGCTTGCTGAAATAATAGGGACTTATGTTTACCATCCTGGATATCTCATCCAGGGAAATATCCTTCTGGTAATTTTCGTCAATGTATTTCCTCACCGTATCCACCAGGTATTCCATCTCCTTCTTTTTCTCAGTTCCCGCGCATTTGCATATTTCCCGCGTCTTTTCCAGGAACCAGTGGCACAATTTGTCGCTGTCAGATGCATCCCTTATCTCGCGTATATAGCTGCCCCTGGGCTTCATGCCGAATTCAGTTCCGTCCTTTGCACAAATCCGGTACTCCAACTGCATGATAAGCTCCAATATCTTGGCCTCCATGTCCTCCCGGCACCCATACATTCCCTCAATGCAGGAAAAAAGCTCCGCCCCGCAGGCAGCCGCTCCCTCGCTGTCCGCCTTCAGCCCCCGCTCGTAATAACTGTTTTCCAGCTCCTTTGGATATTCCCCTGTCACATCCCCCTGCCTGCTGGGAATATCCGTGATGTGGACCACATGGCTGACGCTCTCCCGCAGGGCCCTCAGCGCCTCCCCGTATGACTCCTTCGCGTTTCCCAGGGTTTTTGTACTCCCGATGCCGCTGCGGAAATCGCTTCCGATGTGTTTCTCCAGCTTCTGGAGCATGGTCCTGGTCCTGGTGATGACCTCCACCCGTTCTTCATATTTAAGCGTCGGCTCAGAGGAAGGCACAAACAGCACCACCCGGTTGCCCATGACAGGCCCGGTGATACAGGAAAAATAATCCTTCACGATTTCCCTCATATCCTGATAATACTTGTTGGCCTTTACGCTGGAGCCGATTGCATTGGTCAGCCTGCCGCTCTCATCCCTGTCTCCGAATTCCAGCACCAGGCAGAAACCGTAATTGTCCCTGATTCCCAACAGTTCCTCGTAGCCGGAACTGTCCGCTGCGCCGTCGTCCTGAAGCATGCTGTAGATAAACCCGCTCTCAATCATGGGCACCACAATTTCCAGCCTCTCCCTGATTTTAAGGTTGTCGCTCCGCTTCTGCCTGGCTTCCTCCACCCGCTGCATGGCTTTCATGCACACGTCCAAAATCACCTTTTTATTGGAAATAGGCTTTGTCAGATACTCCATGACACCCAGGTTCACCGCCTCCTTTGCATAGGCGAATTTATCGTAGGCCGTAATGATAATAATAATCATCTCATTATTGACCTTCCTGATCTCCTGGATAGCCTGGATTCCGCTGAGCCCCGGCATATGGATGTCCACAAATGCTATATCCGGGTGAAAACTTTCAGCCATCTCCACCACAGCCCTGCCTGTTTTGACGCATCGTATATCGCATTCACTTCCAAAGCTGGTGGTAATGATATGCTTAAGGGACTCCAGCATAATTCCCTCATCATCTGCCAGTAATATCCGAAACATTTCCAATCTCCTCCTTCACCGGAATATGGATAATGACCTCGGTCCCCATTCCGGGGCCTTCGCTTACAATCTGGACCAGGCCCTTTTGCTGATAATACAATTCCAGGCGGCTGACCACATTGTCCAGGCCGATTCCCGTGGAATCGCCGTCCTCCGGCGTTTCCTGCCTCCTGCCTTCCATTACCTCAAGAATCCTCTCACGGCTCATGCCCTTTCCGTTATCCCGCACACTGATGCGGATGGAATCCCTGCACCCGTGAACCGTAAGAAGAATTGTACCGTTTTCTTCCATGCCGCGGATCCCATGTCTGACCGCATTCTCCACAATGGGCTGCAATATCATGCTGGGCATCTTCACATCCAAAACCCGCTGGTCAATGGACTCTTTAAACTGTATATCCCCTGCAAACCGCACATTCAGTATGTAGATATAATTTTCAGCCGCAGCCGTCTCATCCCCCACCGTGGCGTCCTCCAGCCCCTTCTTCACATTGTAGCGGAAAAATTCCGCCATCTTGTCCAGAAAAATACAGGTTTTTTCCGCGTCCTCCATCATAGCCAGCTGGGCTCCGGCATTGAGGGAATTAAACAGAAAATGGGGATTAATCTGGGACTGCAGGTATTTAAGACGGGCTTCCTTCAGGTGGTTTTCCATCAAAAGCTCCCGCTCCAAAAGTTCCTGCTCCTTCTCCGCCCCTTCCTTTACCTTAGCCACATACTCCTCCAGGCTGCCTACCATCTGGTTGAAGGTTCTGGTGACAATGCCAATCTCGTCGTTGGAATCCGTGTCCGGCATCTTTACGTTGAAGTTCCCCTGCCCCACCAGATTCGCTGTCCTCGCCAGACTGGTAAGGGGCGTCACCATATCCTTTACCAGCATCCTGAGCACCATAATCCCAGCCAGCATGACAATCATCAGAATTACCATATTGAACACCTCCATATAGCGAAGGGCTTCCCTCATGGTCTGGTAACTGGCAGAGTTATTTTTAAACTGAAGCTCGTTGAGCTCCGATATACGCATGTTGATGTACTGGTACAGGGTAAGGGCCCTCTCATAAGCCTCCCTGTACCGTTCCACATTCCGTCCCCGTTTGGCCTGGACCGCATCCTGAGTCACGGCCAGATAGGATTCCGACATCATACGGATGTTTTTTTCCAGGATTTTTCCCGGCTTGTCAACTGTTTTGTCATTCAGGCGTTCTAAAAATTCCTGGTATTCCTGCTGGCTTTTATAATAGCTCTCAAGGCTGTCCGAGCTCTTTACGGACACATAGTCCCCCATGTCCTTCTGCACATGTTCCAATGCCTCTGACAGCTCGCTCAGATTGACATTGCTGGCATAAACCGTATCCATCTTTCCGGCTATTTTATTTACCTGGAGATAGATAAATATATTGCTTACAAATAACGTCAGTATCATAAGGGTTACGGCCAGCAGTATCTTCTTCTCCAGGCTCAGGCGGCCCCATATGTTCTTTCCCGGTCTTTCCATATACATTGCCCACTTTTCCTTACTCAACGCCCATGTTTCATTAGCTGGCTCACATTTTCCTTTGTGACAAACTGCAAATCCACACTGTAATAGGAATTTGCATGTCCCTCCTGCAGATACTCCTCCAATGCCTGTACACAGTACCGCCCCATCTGCTCCGTATCGATGACAAGCGTTACCGGAATATTCCCCTTCCTGACAGCCTCCAGAATCTGGTCTGACTTGTAATACCCCAAAAGCTGGAGCTCACCCACCTTATTGTAGTCAATCATGGCCTGATAGGCTGCCTCTGTATCTACGGCCTCGGTACACACCAGGACGTCCGGTATTCCCTCCTTGCGGAAGAATATGTTCCTTATGGTCTCGTCCGCATCCACCTTCCCGGTGGAACGCATGGTCTCCTGTATCAGTCTGACCCTTCCCGATGTGTCCGGCGAGGTCACCAGCAGGTTGTTGATCTGTTCCGCTATCTGCTCCTGG is a window of Enterocloster clostridioformis DNA encoding:
- the mmsA gene encoding multiple monosaccharide ABC transporter ATP-binding protein; the protein is MAEILLEMRNITKTFPGVKALDNVNLKVEKGEIHALVGENGAGKSTLMNVLSGIYPYGTYEGDIIYDGQVCKFDKISDSEEKGIVIIHQELALIPYMSIGENMYLGNEKGKKMAINWDQTYDEADRYLKTVGLNESSHTLIKDIGVGKQQLVEIAKALAKKARLLILDEPTASLNEDDSKALLELLLKFKQEGMTSIIISHKLNEIAYVADKITVIRDGSTIETLDKQTDDISEDRIIKGMVGRELTDRFPRRESISIGGTALKVRDWVVYHPLYSDRKVVDHVSLHVNKGEVVGICGLMGAGRTELAMSIFGKSYGTNISGRLYIEGKEVHLNTVQDAIRHKIAYVTEDRKGNGLILSNPIRVNTTLANMGAVSSHGVIDKDKEYMVAVEYKDKLKTKCPGVEQNAGNLSGGNQQKVLLAKWMFTEPDVLILDEPTRGIDVGAKYEIYCIINRLVEEGKSVIMISSELPEVLGMSDRIYIMNEGRLAGEVDASEATQEYIMSCILKADKGE
- the chvE gene encoding multiple monosaccharide ABC transporter substrate-binding protein translates to MKKKLLVTMLTLAMAGSLMACAGKEGAAPASEAKTETQADAKAEDAKAEDTKAETEAAKDGAASGEKHLIGVAMPTKDLQRWNQDGSNMKAELEAAGYEVDLQYASNDVQTQVSQVENMISNGCEMLVIASIDGSSLGEPLGQAKEAGIPVISYDRLLMNSDAVTYYATFDNYMVGQKQGEYLVKALGLEGNDGPFNIEMFTGDPADNNCNFFFGGAMDVLQPYIDSGKLVVKSGQTTFEQVATANWDSEKAQNRMDTIIAGNYSDGTVLNAVLCSNDSTALGVENALASSYTGEYPIITGQDCDIANVKNLIAGKQAMSVFKDTRTLASQVVKMVDAVMQGGEAEVNDTQSYDNGTGVIPTYLCEPVVVTIDNYKEMLIDSGYYTEDQLK
- a CDS encoding sugar ABC transporter substrate-binding protein, translated to MSIRKKGTAGRIVCTLSAVLFTVLAASGCVRTEDAAAGSVEQEETKVQIGLSFDSFVIERWMRERDVFVSAAKELGAEVNVQNANGDVQDQISQIEYFIRKQVDVIVVVAGDCEALTDVMIKAREAGIKTVSYDRLIQNAGCDLYISFDNTEVGRLMARSLLENIPDGGDIFLIQGPLTDHNVTLVREGIDETLAGSNLSVVYESNCAGWIAENAYTYTKEGLKQDRYVKGIICGNDDLASQAFRALSEERLAGKVYVTGQDGDLAACQRIVEGTQEMTAFKSVEQEASMAAKCAVLLGLGEEIEEARSTAYDGTYQVPYLELQPIAVTGENMDEVIIKGGFHAKEDVYLNVN
- a CDS encoding response regulator, with product MFRILLADDEGIMLESLKHIITTSFGSECDIRCVKTGRAVVEMAESFHPDIAFVDIHMPGLSGIQAIQEIRKVNNEMIIIIITAYDKFAYAKEAVNLGVMEYLTKPISNKKVILDVCMKAMQRVEEARQKRSDNLKIRERLEIVVPMIESGFIYSMLQDDGAADSSGYEELLGIRDNYGFCLVLEFGDRDESGRLTNAIGSSVKANKYYQDMREIVKDYFSCITGPVMGNRVVLFVPSSEPTLKYEERVEVITRTRTMLQKLEKHIGSDFRSGIGSTKTLGNAKESYGEALRALRESVSHVVHITDIPSRQGDVTGEYPKELENSYYERGLKADSEGAAACGAELFSCIEGMYGCREDMEAKILELIMQLEYRICAKDGTEFGMKPRGSYIREIRDASDSDKLCHWFLEKTREICKCAGTEKKKEMEYLVDTVRKYIDENYQKDISLDEISRMVNISPYYFSKLFKQGTGENFIEYLTRTRMRQACVCLQNPDYSIKQICAMVGYSDPNYFSRIFKKYEGVNPSEYRERLENGTGRG
- a CDS encoding sensor histidine kinase yields the protein MYMERPGKNIWGRLSLEKKILLAVTLMILTLFVSNIFIYLQVNKIAGKMDTVYASNVNLSELSEALEHVQKDMGDYVSVKSSDSLESYYKSQQEYQEFLERLNDKTVDKPGKILEKNIRMMSESYLAVTQDAVQAKRGRNVERYREAYERALTLYQYINMRISELNELQFKNNSASYQTMREALRYMEVFNMVILMIVMLAGIMVLRMLVKDMVTPLTSLARTANLVGQGNFNVKMPDTDSNDEIGIVTRTFNQMVGSLEEYVAKVKEGAEKEQELLERELLMENHLKEARLKYLQSQINPHFLFNSLNAGAQLAMMEDAEKTCIFLDKMAEFFRYNVKKGLEDATVGDETAAAENYIYILNVRFAGDIQFKESIDQRVLDVKMPSMILQPIVENAVRHGIRGMEENGTILLTVHGCRDSIRISVRDNGKGMSRERILEVMEGRRQETPEDGDSTGIGLDNVVSRLELYYQQKGLVQIVSEGPGMGTEVIIHIPVKEEIGNVSDITGR